The Mucilaginibacter terrenus genome has a segment encoding these proteins:
- the ftsY gene encoding signal recognition particle-docking protein FtsY, whose translation MGLFDFFKKKESSQQEQQALDTGLEKTKDNFFSKLTKVVAGRSTVDDDVLDDLEEVLVTSDVGVSTTLKIIERIQARVARDKYLGTSELNSLLKDEIQKLLAENNSNDFRTFEYGDHKPYVIMVVGVNGVGKTTTIGKLAHKLKQAGNQVVLGAADTFRAAAVDQIKLWGDRVGVKVVAQAMGSDPASVAYDTLRSAVANGDDVAIIDTAGRLHNKVGLMNELTKIKNVMQKVVPGAPHEILLVLDASTGQNAIEQCKQFTEATNVNALALTKLDGTAKGGVVIGISDQFKIPVKYIGVGEGMNHLQLFDRQAFVDTLFKG comes from the coding sequence ATGGGACTATTTGATTTTTTTAAGAAAAAGGAAAGCAGCCAGCAAGAACAGCAGGCACTTGATACCGGGTTGGAAAAAACAAAGGATAACTTTTTTTCCAAGCTGACCAAGGTAGTTGCCGGTCGCTCTACAGTTGATGATGATGTACTTGACGACCTGGAAGAAGTACTAGTTACGTCAGACGTGGGTGTTAGCACTACGCTGAAAATTATCGAGCGCATACAAGCACGTGTTGCCCGCGATAAATATCTTGGCACTTCAGAACTGAACAGCCTGCTAAAAGATGAGATCCAAAAACTTCTTGCAGAGAATAATAGCAACGATTTTCGCACGTTTGAGTACGGCGACCACAAGCCATACGTAATAATGGTTGTTGGCGTTAATGGCGTAGGCAAAACAACAACTATAGGTAAACTTGCCCATAAACTTAAACAAGCAGGAAACCAGGTTGTACTTGGCGCGGCAGATACTTTCCGTGCTGCTGCAGTAGACCAGATAAAACTTTGGGGTGATCGTGTAGGGGTTAAGGTAGTGGCACAAGCCATGGGCAGCGACCCTGCGTCTGTTGCATATGACACCCTTCGTTCTGCAGTAGCCAATGGCGACGATGTGGCAATTATTGACACTGCAGGCCGTTTACATAATAAAGTAGGGCTCATGAATGAGCTTACTAAAATAAAAAATGTAATGCAGAAGGTAGTTCCGGGCGCACCACATGAGATATTGCTGGTGCTGGATGCCTCAACAGGTCAAAATGCTATAGAACAGTGTAAGCAGTTTACAGAAGCTACCAATGTTAATGCACTGGCACTTACCAAACTGGACGGCACTGCCAAAGGTGGCGTTGTAATAGGCATATCAGATCAGTTTAAAATTCCGGTAAAGTACATCGGCGTTGGCGAAGGCATGAATCACCTGCAACTGTTTGACAGGCAAGCCTTTGTAGATACCTTGTTTAAAGGTTGA
- the surE gene encoding 5'/3'-nucleotidase SurE, giving the protein MTKLFHPTILVVNDDGITAPGIKAMMHVMKEIGRVVVVAPDSPQSGMGHAITIGKPLRLDEVDLYEGIEMYRCSGTPVDCVKLAVTKIFKGKKPDLCVSGINHGLNNSINVLYSGTMSAAVEGAIESIPSIGYSLDDYNMDANFQHCLKYVKEIALQVLQNGMPTGTLLNVNFPNTANIKGIKICRQANAKWAEEFDQRVDPYKRPYYWLTGVFQNNDNGEDTDVWALDHHYASVVPVQFDMTAHHAIPVLHSWKFNV; this is encoded by the coding sequence ATGACAAAGCTATTCCACCCCACCATATTAGTTGTAAATGACGATGGCATTACTGCGCCTGGTATTAAAGCGATGATGCACGTAATGAAGGAAATTGGCAGGGTGGTTGTAGTAGCGCCTGATAGCCCGCAATCAGGAATGGGGCATGCAATAACTATTGGTAAGCCATTGCGGCTGGATGAGGTTGATCTTTATGAAGGTATAGAAATGTACCGCTGTAGCGGTACCCCTGTAGACTGTGTGAAACTGGCTGTCACTAAAATATTTAAAGGCAAAAAGCCCGATCTATGTGTGTCTGGTATTAACCACGGGCTCAATAATTCAATCAACGTACTGTATTCGGGAACTATGTCGGCGGCAGTTGAAGGCGCTATCGAAAGCATTCCATCTATTGGCTACTCGCTTGATGACTATAATATGGATGCAAATTTTCAGCATTGCCTTAAATACGTTAAAGAAATAGCACTGCAGGTTTTGCAAAATGGCATGCCTACAGGTACATTATTGAACGTTAATTTCCCAAATACTGCAAATATCAAGGGCATTAAAATCTGTCGCCAGGCAAATGCCAAATGGGCGGAAGAGTTTGATCAGCGGGTAGACCCATACAAACGCCCTTATTATTGGCTTACAGGCGTTTTTCAGAATAATGATAATGGTGAAGATACTGATGTGTGGGCCTTAGATCATCACTACGCGTCTGTTGTACCGGTGCAGTTTGATATGACGGCGCACCACGCCATTCCTGTTCTTCATAGCTGGAAGTTTAATGTTTAA
- the rpmG gene encoding 50S ribosomal protein L33: MAKKGNRVQVILECTEHKTSGMPGMSRYITTKNKKNTTERLELKKFNPVLRKVTVHKEIK; the protein is encoded by the coding sequence ATGGCTAAGAAAGGTAACAGGGTACAGGTAATATTAGAATGCACCGAGCACAAAACCAGCGGTATGCCTGGCATGTCTCGCTATATTACTACCAAAAACAAAAAGAACACAACCGAAAGGCTTGAACTTAAAAAGTTTAACCCGGTATTACGTAAAGTAACTGTTCACAAAGAAATTAAGTAA
- a CDS encoding CsbD family protein: MDKLELKGGWNELKGKIKQAYGDLTDDDLAHEEGKDDETLGRIQQKTGKTREELVNWINSL; encoded by the coding sequence ATGGATAAGTTAGAATTAAAAGGCGGCTGGAACGAGCTAAAGGGCAAAATAAAACAAGCTTACGGCGATTTAACTGACGACGATTTGGCACACGAAGAAGGTAAGGACGATGAGACTCTTGGCCGTATTCAGCAAAAGACCGGTAAAACCCGCGAAGAACTGGTAAACTGGATTAATAGCTTGTAA
- a CDS encoding acyltransferase family protein, with translation MSVTEPAIVPEHSTGKIVYIDHLKVVLAALVILHHTFITYGAPGGWYFTEKTTLAGALIPMTLFVAVNQAFFMGFFFFLSALFVPSSYDKKGPAKFIIDRFVRLGIPLAFYSFVLSPFLSFMPYNYAGAHPRITYLQYLGGFDGWINFGVMWFVAALLIFTITYWLYRLISKGYRNTYPFPYAGKILLTAVGVGVVSYFVRTVYPVGRTLEPLGFQLGHFAQYIAMFCIGLVASRSRWINNADYRTGKMMAIIAACLVFIGFPLFFIGVKVLNFPVEYFNVGGHWQSLWYAVWEQLTGFTIVTALLCIGKQLWNRPSKVLNTLSRSTFAVYIFHPLILIALSVFLHGWHLEPALKLLIVAPLAVIGSFALGLLLVRVPGVNKII, from the coding sequence ATGTCCGTAACCGAACCCGCAATTGTACCCGAGCATTCAACAGGAAAAATAGTTTACATCGACCATCTAAAAGTAGTACTTGCTGCTTTGGTAATTTTGCATCATACATTCATTACGTATGGTGCGCCGGGAGGCTGGTACTTTACTGAAAAAACAACCCTCGCAGGTGCGCTAATTCCCATGACGCTGTTTGTAGCAGTCAATCAGGCATTTTTCATGGGCTTTTTCTTTTTTCTTTCCGCGTTGTTTGTGCCCTCATCTTACGATAAAAAGGGACCGGCTAAGTTTATTATTGACCGCTTCGTCAGACTCGGGATACCGCTAGCCTTCTATTCTTTTGTACTCTCACCTTTCCTTAGCTTTATGCCGTATAACTATGCTGGTGCACACCCAAGAATAACATACCTGCAGTACCTCGGCGGTTTTGATGGTTGGATAAATTTTGGCGTAATGTGGTTTGTAGCAGCGTTGCTTATATTTACAATAACATATTGGCTGTACCGGCTTATCAGTAAAGGCTATCGTAATACTTACCCGTTTCCTTACGCAGGCAAAATACTGTTGACAGCTGTTGGGGTAGGTGTTGTAAGTTATTTCGTCCGCACGGTGTATCCTGTAGGGCGTACGCTTGAACCCCTGGGTTTTCAGTTGGGGCATTTTGCACAATACATAGCTATGTTTTGTATTGGTTTGGTTGCATCTCGCAGTAGATGGATTAATAATGCCGATTATCGTACGGGCAAGATGATGGCCATTATAGCAGCTTGCCTGGTGTTTATTGGCTTTCCGTTATTCTTTATAGGGGTGAAGGTGCTCAACTTTCCTGTGGAGTATTTTAACGTGGGCGGTCACTGGCAATCGCTATGGTATGCTGTATGGGAACAATTAACAGGTTTTACCATAGTAACTGCGCTGCTGTGCATAGGCAAACAACTTTGGAACAGGCCTTCAAAAGTATTAAACACCTTATCACGCAGTACATTCGCCGTTTATATATTCCACCCATTAATACTAATTGCGTTATCCGTTTTCCTGCACGGCTGGCACCTGGAGCCTGCTTTAAAGTTGCTGATAGTTGCTCCGCTAGCAGTAATAGGCAGCTTTGCTCTTGGTTTATTGTTGGTGAGGGTGCCTGGAGTAAACAAAATTATTTAG
- the lpxB gene encoding lipid-A-disaccharide synthase: MKYYLVAGEASGDLHGANLMKALKGKDPNAGFRYFGGDLMQAEGGTLVKHYEDMAFMGFAEVVMNLRTILKNLKLCKTDLISYKPNVLILIDFPGFNLKIAEFAKARGLLVCYYISPKVWAWNQKRVLKIKKVVDHLFCILPFEVDFYKKWGMDIDYVGNPLLDAVDAFTPDPDFLGHNKLITDKKIVALLPGSRKQEISRLLPEMVKVAAAFSDYQFVIAGAPTFTNDYYQQYANSANIPVVFNSTYNLLNNAAAAIVASGTATLETALFNVPQVVVYKGNVLTIGIARMLIKIRFISLVNLIMDEQVVKELIQEGCNAVTIGAELEKLLEDNNYRSKMLSNYDKLDSRMGEPGASRHTSELIVQYALKQ; the protein is encoded by the coding sequence ATGAAGTACTATCTGGTAGCGGGCGAGGCATCAGGCGACCTGCATGGTGCCAACTTGATGAAAGCTTTAAAGGGGAAAGATCCAAACGCCGGGTTCCGGTACTTTGGCGGCGATCTGATGCAAGCTGAAGGCGGTACCCTAGTTAAGCATTATGAAGACATGGCTTTCATGGGCTTTGCTGAAGTAGTGATGAATCTGCGCACGATCTTAAAAAATCTGAAGCTTTGTAAGACTGATCTCATCAGCTATAAGCCCAATGTATTGATATTAATAGACTTTCCGGGGTTTAACCTTAAAATAGCTGAGTTTGCTAAAGCAAGAGGATTGTTAGTTTGCTATTACATTTCACCAAAGGTTTGGGCATGGAATCAAAAAAGGGTACTTAAGATCAAGAAAGTAGTCGATCACTTGTTTTGCATACTTCCATTCGAGGTTGATTTCTATAAGAAGTGGGGGATGGACATAGATTATGTTGGAAATCCTTTGCTGGATGCTGTTGATGCTTTTACACCCGACCCAGATTTTCTCGGGCACAATAAACTTATTACAGATAAAAAAATTGTAGCACTGTTACCCGGCAGCCGTAAACAGGAAATAAGCCGACTGTTACCAGAGATGGTTAAAGTTGCTGCAGCGTTTAGTGATTATCAATTTGTAATAGCTGGGGCGCCAACATTCACTAACGATTATTATCAGCAATATGCTAACAGCGCCAATATTCCTGTTGTTTTTAACAGCACCTACAACTTACTAAATAATGCTGCGGCTGCTATAGTAGCTTCAGGTACGGCTACCCTGGAAACTGCGTTGTTTAATGTACCCCAAGTGGTGGTATACAAAGGAAATGTACTCACCATTGGCATTGCCCGTATGTTAATCAAGATCAGGTTTATTTCACTTGTAAATCTAATTATGGATGAACAAGTTGTTAAAGAACTAATACAGGAGGGTTGTAACGCCGTTACGATAGGTGCTGAGTTAGAAAAGCTCTTAGAGGATAATAACTATCGTAGCAAAATGCTTTCGAATTATGATAAACTTGATAGCAGAATGGGGGAACCCGGAGCTTCCCGGCATACTTCTGAACTTATTGTTCAATACGCATTAAAACAGTAA
- a CDS encoding DUF4295 domain-containing protein — protein sequence MAKKVVATLKVAGKGKEYSKVITMVKSPVTGAYSFKEQIVPNDNVKDAIAGK from the coding sequence ATGGCAAAGAAAGTAGTTGCAACACTGAAAGTAGCAGGTAAAGGCAAAGAATATTCAAAAGTTATTACAATGGTTAAGTCACCGGTTACAGGTGCTTATTCATTCAAAGAGCAAATCGTTCCTAACGATAACGTTAAGGATGCAATTGCCGGTAAATAA
- the rpmB gene encoding 50S ribosomal protein L28 encodes MSRICDLTGKGYMNGHNVSNSNVKTKRKFYPNLKLKKFYIPEEDKWITLKVSTSAIKTISKNGITACINKFVKKGSI; translated from the coding sequence ATGTCAAGAATTTGCGATCTAACAGGAAAAGGCTACATGAACGGTCACAACGTTTCTAATTCAAACGTTAAAACCAAACGCAAGTTTTATCCTAACCTGAAGCTGAAAAAGTTTTATATCCCTGAAGAAGACAAATGGATTACTTTAAAAGTATCTACTTCTGCAATAAAAACTATCAGCAAAAACGGCATTACTGCCTGCATCAATAAATTTGTAAAAAAAGGTTCCATTTAA
- a CDS encoding MFS transporter, producing MNVATHKPELTATTLWIMTLTTGFVVANLYYNQPLLDDMARTFKVSSGEVGQVSMLTQVGYALGMFFVVPLADMVKRKRLMIIDFAFVVAALLLTATASSIHVLIGSAFLIGCTSIIPQLLVPMAAHLAKPEERGKKIGFIMSGLLIGILLSRTVSGFVGAHLGWRAMFYIAAGIMLLMWVLIYFLLPEVEPDYKGNYGTLMRSLADLIRNEPKLRLASLRGALCFACFSAFWTTLVFMLKENFNQGSDVAGAFGLAGAAGAIAAGAMGRLSDKVDPYKISTATLLLVIISFVIFWLSAYNMIGLIIGVIIMDAGVQATHISNQAIIFSLNPSARNRINTVYMVSYFVGGALGTFLATRVWGSYHWAGICTIGIVLSSFATIIHLMTRKTMQRTV from the coding sequence ATGAACGTTGCAACACACAAACCAGAGTTAACAGCCACTACTTTATGGATAATGACGCTAACAACCGGCTTTGTTGTTGCCAATCTCTATTACAATCAGCCACTACTTGATGATATGGCACGAACCTTTAAGGTAAGTAGCGGAGAAGTAGGACAAGTATCAATGCTTACGCAGGTTGGTTATGCGCTTGGGATGTTCTTTGTAGTCCCCCTTGCAGATATGGTAAAGCGCAAGCGTTTAATGATAATAGATTTTGCTTTTGTTGTAGCTGCGTTGCTGCTTACAGCTACGGCCAGCAGCATACATGTATTAATTGGCTCCGCCTTTCTTATTGGGTGTACCTCTATAATCCCTCAACTATTGGTACCAATGGCAGCGCACCTTGCCAAACCCGAAGAACGAGGTAAGAAAATTGGTTTCATAATGAGTGGCCTATTGATTGGCATACTTCTATCCCGAACAGTAAGCGGTTTCGTAGGTGCACATTTGGGCTGGCGGGCCATGTTTTATATTGCTGCCGGTATAATGTTATTAATGTGGGTGCTGATCTATTTTTTGCTACCAGAGGTAGAACCTGATTATAAAGGAAACTACGGCACGTTGATGCGCTCACTTGCCGATTTAATAAGGAACGAACCCAAACTCCGGCTGGCATCTTTGCGTGGCGCTCTGTGCTTCGCCTGTTTTAGTGCATTCTGGACTACTCTTGTTTTCATGCTTAAAGAAAACTTTAACCAGGGTAGTGATGTAGCTGGTGCCTTTGGTCTTGCAGGTGCAGCAGGTGCTATAGCAGCAGGTGCCATGGGAAGGCTTAGCGACAAGGTAGACCCTTATAAGATATCTACTGCGACATTATTGTTGGTGATCATCTCATTTGTGATCTTTTGGCTTTCAGCTTACAACATGATTGGCTTAATAATAGGTGTTATAATTATGGACGCAGGAGTACAAGCCACGCACATATCCAACCAAGCTATAATCTTCTCTTTAAACCCTTCTGCCCGTAATCGCATCAATACGGTTTACATGGTGTCTTATTTTGTGGGCGGCGCTCTGGGAACATTTCTGGCTACACGTGTGTGGGGCTCGTATCATTGGGCAGGCATTTGCACCATAGGAATTGTGTTATCCTCATTTGCTACAATTATTCATTTGATGACGCGCAAAACCATGCAACGCACTGTTTGA
- a CDS encoding glycoside hydrolase family 13 protein, with protein sequence MFTSLSADFTSPQQEETPFDKAPEWSKSAIWYQIFPERFRKGMESNNPKPENINIPPVGQIAPEGWQVSSWGRDWYSQDAWEEGREFIDNTYYRRYGGDLQGILDKLDYLQDLGVTALYINPLNDAPSSHKYDARNYHHIDVNFGPDPEGDLGIIASEDPADPATWQWTAADRLFLELIKEVHARNMRIIMDYSWNHTGVMFWAWQDVLKNQSQSRYKDWYEIRSFDDPNTPHNEFAYTGWVGVPSLPEIRKVDVTTHRINGQPYEGNINEGAKQHIFAVTRRWLAPNGNTDEGIDGFRLDVADQIGLGFWRDFRREVRSIKIDAYLVGEVWWDEWPDKLMDPTPYTQGDVFDAVMFYQAYRPARYFFAHTDYPLDAQQFKDSLEYEWNRVPEDKRYAMMNVSSTHDTPRLLTDFYNTNKYKFHANPREEPNYRTGRPDEETYKRLRLYLVHLFTTIGAPHIWNGEEIGMWGADDPDERKPLWWPDHQFEPETRTNIQPGDKLYDDVGFNAEHFEWYKKLIAIRKNNPVLNNGAIEFLTTAGGILIYRRYDNQDEILVYLNTEDHEYTFNLPDGQYLDLLTDQRINGPFTLSTLNGAILKRLV encoded by the coding sequence ATGTTCACTTCTTTATCTGCCGACTTTACATCACCACAGCAGGAGGAAACGCCCTTTGACAAGGCTCCGGAGTGGAGTAAAAGCGCGATTTGGTACCAAATTTTTCCCGAACGCTTTCGTAAGGGCATGGAAAGCAACAACCCGAAGCCAGAGAACATCAATATACCACCTGTAGGACAAATTGCTCCTGAAGGATGGCAGGTGAGCTCATGGGGAAGAGACTGGTACAGCCAGGACGCATGGGAAGAAGGTCGTGAGTTTATCGACAATACCTACTATAGAAGATATGGCGGAGACCTGCAGGGCATACTCGATAAGTTAGATTATTTGCAAGATCTGGGCGTTACAGCGTTGTATATAAACCCATTGAACGATGCGCCATCGTCACACAAATATGATGCACGTAATTATCACCACATTGATGTTAATTTTGGGCCTGATCCCGAAGGTGATTTGGGTATTATAGCATCAGAAGATCCGGCTGATCCGGCTACCTGGCAGTGGACCGCGGCAGACAGGCTTTTTCTTGAACTAATTAAAGAAGTACATGCGCGCAACATGCGCATTATAATGGATTACAGCTGGAATCATACAGGAGTTATGTTTTGGGCATGGCAGGATGTATTGAAGAACCAATCACAATCGCGCTATAAAGATTGGTATGAGATAAGATCATTTGATGACCCGAATACACCTCACAATGAATTTGCTTACACGGGTTGGGTGGGCGTACCCAGCCTCCCCGAAATAAGGAAGGTGGACGTAACAACCCACCGCATTAATGGCCAGCCTTACGAAGGAAATATTAATGAAGGCGCAAAACAGCACATCTTCGCGGTAACCCGGCGCTGGTTGGCGCCTAACGGAAACACTGACGAGGGAATAGATGGATTTCGTTTGGATGTGGCAGATCAGATTGGATTGGGGTTTTGGCGCGATTTCCGTCGGGAAGTTAGAAGCATAAAAATAGATGCTTACCTGGTGGGGGAAGTTTGGTGGGACGAGTGGCCCGATAAGCTGATGGATCCTACACCGTATACCCAGGGTGATGTTTTTGATGCGGTAATGTTTTATCAGGCATACAGGCCGGCAAGGTATTTTTTCGCGCATACCGATTATCCGTTGGATGCACAGCAATTTAAAGATTCTTTGGAGTATGAGTGGAATAGGGTACCCGAAGATAAGCGATATGCGATGATGAACGTTTCGTCTACCCATGACACACCCAGGTTGCTAACCGACTTTTATAATACTAATAAATACAAGTTTCATGCAAACCCCCGAGAAGAACCTAACTATCGCACCGGCAGGCCGGATGAAGAAACGTATAAACGATTAAGATTATACCTGGTACACCTGTTTACAACCATTGGAGCGCCACATATATGGAATGGCGAAGAAATAGGTATGTGGGGGGCTGATGACCCTGATGAACGCAAACCGTTGTGGTGGCCAGATCATCAGTTTGAGCCGGAAACCCGCACGAATATACAACCCGGCGACAAACTGTATGACGATGTGGGCTTTAATGCCGAACACTTTGAATGGTATAAAAAACTAATTGCTATTCGCAAGAACAATCCGGTACTTAATAATGGTGCTATAGAGTTCTTGACTACAGCAGGCGGCATACTTATATACCGTAGATATGACAATCAAGATGAGATATTGGTTTATCTCAATACCGAAGATCATGAGTACACTTTCAACTTACCAGATGGCCAGTATTTAGACCTGTTGACAGATCAGAGAATCAATGGCCCATTCACATTAAGTACACTTAATGGAGCGATACTGAAGAGACTTGTTTAG
- the acs gene encoding acetate--CoA ligase gives MQVKTFEEYQQAYTKSVEQPEQFWEEIANHFQWKKKWDKVLEWNFKEPNVKWFQGATLNITENCLDRHLEKNGDTPAIIWEPNDPTEDHRVLTYKQLHDKVCQFANVLKNNGAKKGDRICIYMPMVPELAIAVLACARIGAVHSVVFGGFSAQSIADRIKDAECNIVITADGSYRGTKEVPLKSVIDDALVQCPSIKRVIVLTRSRTPVSMIKGRDVWWEDEIKKVETQGNVECPAEEMDAEDMLFILYTSGSTGKPKGVVHTCGGYMVYTGYTFSNAFQYQPGEIYFCTADIGWITGHSYIAYGPLSQGATVVMFEGIPTWPNAGRFWDIVEKFKVNILYTAPTAIRSLMSFGDDVLKGKDLSSLTKLGSVGEPINEEAWHWFDEKIGHGNCPIVDTWWQTETGGFMISPIAGVTKTKPGYASLPLPGVQPILVDENGKEIEGNGVNGNLCIKFPWPGMLRTTYGDHERCRTTYFTAYENLYFTGDGCLRDEDGYYRITGRVDDVLNVSGHRIGTAEVENAINMHSSVVESAVVGYPHDIKGQGVYAFVVSPGKHGNEELTRKDIIMTVSRIIGPIAKPDKIQFVTGLPKTRSGKIMRRILRKIAEGDTGNLGDTSTLLDPAVVEEIKNGAL, from the coding sequence ATGCAAGTAAAAACCTTTGAAGAATACCAACAGGCATATACCAAAAGTGTAGAACAGCCGGAGCAGTTTTGGGAAGAGATTGCCAACCACTTTCAATGGAAAAAGAAGTGGGATAAAGTTTTAGAATGGAACTTTAAAGAACCCAACGTTAAATGGTTCCAGGGTGCTACGCTTAATATCACCGAGAATTGTCTTGACCGCCATTTGGAGAAAAACGGTGACACGCCTGCCATAATATGGGAGCCTAACGATCCTACTGAAGATCACCGCGTACTTACCTATAAACAACTGCACGATAAAGTTTGCCAGTTTGCAAATGTTCTGAAGAACAACGGAGCCAAAAAGGGTGACCGTATTTGCATCTATATGCCAATGGTGCCCGAACTGGCTATTGCTGTACTGGCCTGCGCCAGGATAGGCGCTGTTCATTCCGTAGTTTTTGGTGGTTTCTCGGCACAAAGCATTGCGGACAGGATAAAGGATGCCGAATGCAACATTGTAATTACGGCCGATGGCAGTTATCGGGGGACTAAAGAAGTTCCGCTGAAATCCGTTATTGATGATGCGCTGGTGCAATGCCCAAGTATTAAACGCGTAATTGTACTTACCCGCAGCCGTACACCTGTATCCATGATTAAAGGCCGCGATGTATGGTGGGAAGACGAGATCAAAAAGGTGGAAACACAGGGCAATGTAGAGTGCCCTGCCGAAGAAATGGATGCAGAGGATATGTTATTCATCCTTTATACATCTGGCTCAACGGGTAAGCCCAAGGGTGTTGTGCACACCTGCGGCGGCTATATGGTTTATACCGGTTATACGTTTAGCAATGCATTTCAATATCAACCGGGTGAGATCTACTTCTGTACGGCAGATATTGGCTGGATTACAGGTCATTCGTACATTGCCTACGGTCCGCTTAGCCAGGGTGCAACAGTTGTAATGTTCGAAGGTATACCTACCTGGCCTAATGCAGGTCGTTTTTGGGATATTGTAGAGAAATTTAAGGTAAACATATTATACACCGCGCCAACCGCTATTCGCTCGCTTATGAGTTTTGGTGACGATGTACTGAAAGGGAAAGACCTGAGTTCGCTAACAAAGCTTGGTTCGGTAGGGGAGCCTATCAACGAGGAAGCATGGCACTGGTTTGATGAGAAGATTGGCCATGGTAACTGCCCTATTGTAGACACCTGGTGGCAAACGGAGACTGGTGGTTTTATGATATCGCCCATAGCTGGTGTTACTAAAACTAAACCGGGTTATGCATCGCTGCCGTTACCGGGTGTTCAGCCAATATTGGTAGACGAAAATGGCAAGGAAATAGAAGGTAACGGCGTAAACGGCAACCTTTGCATCAAGTTCCCATGGCCGGGTATGCTGCGCACTACCTATGGTGATCATGAACGCTGCCGGACTACTTATTTTACAGCTTACGAAAATTTGTATTTTACAGGTGACGGTTGCCTTCGCGACGAAGATGGCTATTACCGCATCACCGGCCGTGTAGACGATGTACTGAACGTATCAGGTCACCGCATTGGTACCGCTGAGGTAGAAAATGCTATTAATATGCACAGCAGTGTTGTAGAGAGTGCCGTGGTTGGCTACCCGCATGATATTAAAGGCCAAGGGGTATACGCCTTTGTGGTTAGCCCCGGAAAGCACGGAAACGAAGAGCTTACCCGTAAGGATATCATCATGACGGTATCGCGCATCATAGGCCCTATAGCAAAGCCCGACAAGATTCAATTTGTAACCGGCTTGCCAAAAACACGCTCCGGAAAGATCATGCGCCGCATACTGCGTAAGATTGCCGAAGGTGATACCGGCAATTTAGGTGATACATCTACATTGCTTGATCCAGCGGTTGTGGAGGAGATAAAGAACGGAGCATTATAA